In a single window of the Eshraghiella crossota genome:
- a CDS encoding B12-binding domain-containing radical SAM protein has protein sequence MNKFLLVAINSKYIHSNLAVYCLKAATAYSDKVYIREFTINNQLEDILKNIYLEKPDVIGISCYIWNINYVKELLPELNKLLPGVKIWLGGPEVSYNTEEYAGRYENVAGVIKGEGEAVFKELMDCYMEGREKDIPSIPGITTVSDGKIIDNPCTLVYDMSDSVMPYYAAGYKEDDYKNKIIYYESSRGCPFSCSYCLSSVDKHLRFRNTELVLTDLKVFLDNKVALVKFVDRTFNCNREHSRKILRFIRDNDNGITSFHFEIAADILEEEDIRIMNSLRPGLIQLEIGVQSTNQDTIKAIHRVMNLDKLRNNVAAIRKCRNIHMHLDLIAGLPYEDINSFRKSFNDIYDMKPDNLQLGFLKLLHGSLMREEKDKYGIVARDIPPYEVLYTKYLSYDDILKLKQVEKVLDMYYNSNMFVLSVRYLSGSFDDSFAMYELLSECFERRYSDGSLPSRNGKFELLYDFAGDYLNEHDMMVFGEMLRFDMYLRDNVKSLPECFAFNKDESLRAKRYSGEHKLTKAEHIEIFKINPVEYRDNGNVVCGDTVIYFDYLIRDYDNNATIKILEETK, from the coding sequence ATGAATAAATTTTTACTTGTAGCCATTAATTCCAAATATATACATTCCAATCTGGCAGTTTATTGCTTAAAAGCAGCCACAGCTTATTCAGATAAAGTATATATCAGGGAGTTTACAATCAATAATCAGCTTGAGGATATTCTGAAAAATATATATCTGGAAAAACCGGATGTTATCGGAATATCATGTTATATCTGGAATATAAATTATGTCAAAGAACTTTTACCTGAACTTAATAAGCTGCTTCCGGGTGTTAAAATCTGGCTTGGAGGCCCGGAAGTCAGTTATAATACAGAAGAATATGCCGGCAGGTATGAAAATGTTGCCGGTGTAATAAAAGGCGAAGGTGAAGCTGTTTTTAAGGAACTGATGGATTGCTATATGGAAGGCAGGGAAAAAGACATTCCTTCTATTCCTGGAATAACAACTGTTTCTGACGGAAAAATTATCGATAATCCATGCACGCTTGTATATGATATGAGTGATTCTGTTATGCCTTATTATGCGGCAGGATACAAGGAAGATGATTATAAAAATAAAATTATATATTATGAAAGTTCAAGAGGCTGCCCGTTTTCCTGCAGTTATTGCCTTTCATCCGTAGACAAGCATCTGCGATTCAGGAATACGGAACTGGTTCTTACGGATTTGAAAGTGTTCCTTGATAACAAGGTCGCACTAGTCAAATTTGTTGACAGGACATTTAACTGTAACAGGGAGCATTCAAGGAAGATATTAAGGTTTATAAGAGATAACGATAATGGGATAACCTCGTTCCACTTTGAGATAGCGGCAGATATTCTTGAAGAAGAAGATATAAGGATTATGAACAGCTTAAGACCGGGACTCATCCAGCTTGAAATAGGTGTGCAGTCCACTAATCAGGACACAATTAAAGCAATTCACAGGGTAATGAACCTTGATAAGTTAAGGAATAACGTAGCTGCGATAAGAAAATGCCGGAATATCCATATGCATCTTGATTTAATAGCGGGACTTCCCTACGAGGACATAAACAGTTTCAGAAAATCTTTTAATGATATATATGATATGAAGCCCGATAATTTACAGCTTGGTTTTTTGAAACTTTTACATGGTTCACTTATGCGTGAAGAAAAAGATAAATATGGTATAGTTGCGAGAGATATACCGCCTTACGAGGTGCTTTATACAAAATATCTTTCTTATGATGATATTTTAAAGTTAAAACAGGTGGAAAAAGTTCTTGATATGTATTATAATAGCAATATGTTTGTGTTGTCGGTCAGATATCTGTCTGGCAGTTTTGATGACAGCTTTGCCATGTATGAATTGCTTTCGGAATGTTTTGAAAGAAGATACAGTGACGGAAGCCTTCCGTCAAGAAACGGTAAATTTGAACTGCTTTATGATTTCGCCGGGGATTATCTTAATGAACACGATATGATGGTATTTGGCGAGATGTTAAGATTTGACATGTATTTAAGAGATAATGTGAAATCGCTGCCGGAATGTTTTGCTTTTAACAAAGATGAATCGTTAAGGGCTAAGAGATACTCGGGAGAACATAAGCTTACCAAGGCAGAACATATAGAGATTTTTAAAATTAACCCTGTTGAATACCGGGATAATGGCAATGTGGTATGTGGCGATACCGTAATTTATTTTGATTATCTCATAAGAGATTATGACAACAACGCCACAATTAAGATTTTGGAGGAAACAAAATGA
- a CDS encoding TIGR03915 family putative DNA repair protein codes for MVIFRCDGTYEGILTAVFSGYWSDDVMIECDNDNMFVFGECTEVVTDLSKSLRVAKGIRKISYEAEYMMYLAALNNNPDRGTDIFYFVKSVFQNGAGGISDYHDVHVANVNKMCRNTGREYDHFRGFLRFEQYDNFLLGKIRPVNNLLTLLGSFFTDRLLQENFVIADMGRGKAAVHNKGGEYIITDVDTGYIMSLQPDDKEKELKRLYEMFRKSISIKERTNINLQKQNMPLRFREYM; via the coding sequence ATGGTTATATTCAGATGTGACGGAACTTATGAGGGTATTTTGACCGCCGTATTTTCGGGCTACTGGTCCGATGATGTTATGATAGAATGTGATAATGACAATATGTTTGTTTTCGGAGAATGTACGGAGGTGGTTACAGATTTGTCAAAGTCCTTACGGGTTGCCAAAGGAATACGAAAAATCTCTTACGAGGCAGAATACATGATGTATCTTGCCGCACTTAATAATAATCCCGACAGAGGAACGGATATTTTTTACTTTGTAAAATCAGTATTTCAAAACGGTGCCGGGGGCATTTCGGATTACCATGATGTTCATGTGGCAAATGTCAATAAGATGTGTCGCAATACAGGCAGGGAATATGACCATTTCAGAGGCTTTTTAAGATTTGAGCAATATGATAATTTCCTGCTTGGCAAAATCCGCCCCGTTAATAACCTGCTTACGCTTCTTGGCAGTTTTTTTACGGACAGGCTGCTGCAGGAGAATTTTGTTATAGCCGATATGGGCAGGGGCAAGGCTGCCGTTCACAATAAGGGCGGTGAATATATAATTACTGATGTGGATACGGGATACATTATGAGTCTGCAGCCTGACGATAAAGAAAAAGAACTTAAAAGATTATATGAGATGTTCAGAAAGAGCATTTCCATCAAAGAACGTACCAATATTAATCTCCAGAAACAGAATATGCCGTTAAGGTTCAGAGAGTATATGTAA
- a CDS encoding putative DNA modification/repair radical SAM protein, whose translation MQICESMDIMDKLAILTDAAKYDVACTSSGTERKNNGKGIGNTARSGICHSFSADGRCISLLKILMSNECVFDCRYCINRKSNDVVRTTFTPDEICTLTMDFYKRNYIEGLFLSSGIINNPTYTMMLLCETVRRLREVYRFGGYIHVKGIPGADPSVVERTGWYADRMSVNLEFPTTEGLKSLAPNKTRNTILSPMKLIRNGINNDRHDIVPCNRSGRKFVPAGQSTQMVIGASGENDYQIINVSEALYKNYGLKRVFYSAFVNVNNDSTLPSALNGPPLLREHRLYQADWLMRFYGFKAQDILSEARPDFNVLVDPKCDWALRHLEYFPVEINRADYYSLLKVPGIGVNSAKRIIAARRSSRLDFADLKRIGVVLKRAIYFITCNGIMMYKNIRIEENYIVRNILDSSVRRVTGDDVTYRQLSFFDTNSDIFPDEVKDLTSYGIITGQI comes from the coding sequence ATGCAGATTTGTGAGTCAATGGATATTATGGATAAGCTTGCCATTCTTACCGATGCGGCAAAGTATGATGTGGCATGTACATCAAGCGGTACGGAAAGGAAGAATAACGGCAAGGGAATAGGCAATACGGCAAGGAGTGGTATATGTCACAGCTTTTCAGCTGACGGAAGATGTATATCACTCCTTAAGATTCTTATGTCCAATGAATGTGTATTTGACTGCAGGTATTGTATTAACAGAAAGAGTAATGACGTTGTGAGGACCACATTTACCCCTGATGAGATATGCACCCTTACCATGGATTTTTATAAGAGAAATTATATCGAGGGACTTTTCTTAAGTTCCGGAATTATCAATAATCCCACATATACTATGATGCTTTTATGTGAGACGGTGAGAAGGCTCAGGGAGGTATACCGTTTCGGAGGGTATATTCATGTTAAGGGGATTCCGGGAGCAGACCCTTCAGTTGTGGAACGGACGGGCTGGTATGCCGACAGGATGAGTGTTAATCTTGAGTTTCCTACTACGGAGGGACTTAAATCCTTAGCACCCAATAAGACTAGGAATACGATTCTGTCCCCTATGAAATTAATCCGTAACGGTATTAATAATGACAGACATGATATTGTTCCATGCAACCGTTCAGGAAGGAAATTTGTCCCGGCAGGGCAGAGTACCCAGATGGTTATAGGAGCCAGCGGAGAGAATGATTATCAGATAATCAATGTTTCGGAAGCACTGTATAAGAACTATGGACTTAAGAGAGTCTTTTATTCGGCATTTGTCAATGTCAATAATGACAGTACGCTGCCGTCAGCCCTTAACGGACCTCCGCTTTTAAGGGAACATCGATTGTATCAGGCTGACTGGCTTATGAGATTTTACGGCTTTAAGGCACAGGATATTTTATCGGAGGCCAGACCGGATTTTAACGTTCTTGTAGACCCTAAGTGCGACTGGGCATTGAGACATCTGGAATATTTTCCTGTTGAAATTAACCGGGCGGATTATTATTCACTTCTTAAAGTCCCGGGAATCGGTGTCAATTCAGCAAAGAGGATAATTGCTGCAAGAAGGAGCAGCAGGCTTGATTTTGCCGACCTTAAAAGAATCGGCGTTGTCCTTAAAAGGGCAATATATTTTATTACCTGTAACGGCATAATGATGTATAAGAATATCAGGATTGAAGAGAATTACATTGTCAGGAATATCCTTGATTCATCTGTAAGACGCGTTACAGGGGACGATGTTACATACAGACAGTTAAGCTTTTTTGATACCAACAGTGACATATTCCCTGATGAAGTGAAGGATTTGACAAGCTACGGTATTATTACAGGACAGATATAG
- a CDS encoding cation diffusion facilitator family transporter: MISFLSRLFIKDRTNYNDSTVRKKYGTLTGLTGIFLNICLFAGKFIAGIVTGAISITADAFNNLSDAGSSFVTLMGFRLAYKEPDSGHPYGHGRMEYISGFIVSIMIILMGFELGKSSFERIINPKDIETGTLSIVVLTVSIVVKIYMNFYNRHYGKLLNSASMKATATDSLSDSVATSVVLISVIIARITGVSVDGYVGMAVSLFILFAGIKSVKDTIDPLLGQPPEQDFVNKIYKIANSYDQIVGIHDLVVHDYGPARRMISFHGEVPEDGNINELHEVIDRCERQIRKELGCETIIHMDPIAVNDEKVNKLKSILVKKIKDYNPDITIHDFRVVDGPNRQNVIFDAVVPIECKDKSADVEKKLGELVRELPGNCYGVIDIDRQFINFGGVNQ; encoded by the coding sequence ATGATAAGTTTTTTATCCAGATTGTTTATTAAGGATAGAACTAATTACAATGATTCCACAGTCAGAAAGAAGTATGGTACATTGACCGGTTTAACAGGCATATTCCTTAATATATGCCTGTTTGCCGGTAAATTTATAGCCGGAATTGTAACGGGAGCAATTTCCATAACGGCAGATGCCTTCAATAACCTGTCGGATGCAGGCTCATCCTTTGTTACCCTTATGGGTTTCAGACTTGCTTATAAAGAGCCTGACAGTGGGCATCCGTACGGACATGGAAGAATGGAATATATTTCAGGTTTTATTGTTTCCATAATGATAATTCTTATGGGATTTGAGCTTGGAAAGTCATCTTTTGAAAGAATTATTAATCCCAAAGACATTGAGACCGGGACATTATCCATAGTTGTCCTGACTGTTTCCATTGTGGTTAAGATATACATGAATTTTTATAACAGGCACTATGGGAAACTCCTGAATTCTGCCTCGATGAAAGCAACTGCCACAGATTCTTTAAGTGACAGTGTTGCGACATCAGTGGTACTTATTTCGGTAATTATTGCAAGGATTACAGGTGTAAGTGTGGACGGCTATGTAGGTATGGCTGTTTCATTATTTATTCTTTTTGCGGGTATTAAGTCGGTCAAAGACACGATTGACCCATTGTTAGGACAGCCACCGGAACAGGATTTTGTTAACAAAATATATAAAATTGCCAATTCTTATGACCAGATAGTGGGAATTCATGACCTTGTAGTACATGATTATGGTCCGGCAAGAAGAATGATATCATTTCACGGCGAGGTGCCGGAGGATGGTAATATTAATGAACTTCATGAAGTCATTGACAGGTGTGAAAGGCAGATAAGAAAAGAACTTGGTTGTGAGACCATAATACATATGGACCCTATTGCAGTTAACGATGAAAAGGTTAATAAACTTAAATCAATCCTTGTTAAGAAGATAAAGGATTATAATCCTGATATTACAATACATGATTTCAGGGTAGTTGATGGACCTAACAGGCAGAATGTTATTTTTGATGCCGTTGTTCCTATTGAATGTAAGGATAAATCGGCAGATGTGGAAAAGAAACTTGGAGAACTTGTAAGGGAACTGCCCGGCAACTGTTACGGAGTTATCGATATTGACAGGCAGTTCATTAATTTTGGTGGTGTCAATCAATAA
- a CDS encoding SPL family radical SAM protein: protein MNLSETKSLAKPFSHIYVEDDAFNYPLSKEILGRLKGSHIIKIKHYKDIFNRSGQDFLLQKQSRSLILSVNRNEKIYPGARVCQSFGNDNFYYTSNIMNCVFDCEYCYLQGMYPSGNIVIFVNYDDYFSEIEKILAKHDMYICISYDTDLLAMENLTGFVDKWIRFTLSHPSLKIEIRTKSAFDTSCFPKCDRVIFAWTLSPEYIIERFEHFTPSLDSRINAVKKAIDGDYMVRLCFDPMIYVKDYKEIYKDFYEYVFSRIDGNKITDASLGLFRISSSYIKSMKKKRLTEISAYPYTCLEGVCQYEPKKSGEMLDFAGYEITKYISREKLFID from the coding sequence ATGAACTTATCAGAAACCAAATCCTTGGCTAAGCCATTTTCCCACATATATGTGGAAGATGATGCCTTCAACTACCCTTTGTCCAAAGAGATTCTTGGAAGGCTTAAAGGCAGCCACATTATTAAAATAAAACATTACAAAGATATTTTTAACAGGTCAGGTCAGGATTTTCTGCTTCAAAAACAATCCAGGTCACTTATTTTATCCGTAAACCGTAATGAAAAGATATATCCGGGAGCCAGAGTGTGCCAGAGTTTTGGAAACGATAACTTTTACTACACCTCCAACATAATGAATTGCGTATTTGACTGTGAATACTGTTATCTTCAAGGTATGTACCCCTCCGGTAATATTGTAATATTCGTAAATTATGATGATTATTTTTCAGAAATAGAAAAAATTCTTGCAAAACACGATATGTATATATGTATTTCCTATGATACGGATTTACTTGCAATGGAGAACTTAACAGGCTTCGTTGACAAGTGGATTAGATTCACGTTGTCCCATCCGTCCCTTAAAATAGAAATACGCACTAAATCAGCCTTTGATACATCATGTTTTCCCAAATGTGACCGTGTCATATTTGCATGGACTCTGTCACCTGAATACATCATTGAACGTTTTGAACATTTTACGCCATCCCTTGACAGCCGCATTAATGCAGTAAAAAAGGCGATTGACGGCGATTATATGGTAAGGTTATGTTTTGACCCCATGATATATGTAAAAGACTATAAGGAAATTTACAAAGATTTTTATGAATATGTATTTTCACGGATTGACGGTAATAAAATCACAGATGCCAGCCTTGGTCTGTTTCGGATATCATCTTCCTATATTAAATCAATGAAGAAAAAAAGACTTACCGAAATATCCGCCTATCCCTACACCTGCTTAGAGGGCGTATGCCAGTATGAGCCAAAAAAATCCGGCGAAATGCTTGATTTCGCCGGATATGAAATTACAAAATATATTTCCCGTGAGAAACTTTTTATTGATTGA
- a CDS encoding DUF6273 domain-containing protein, with the protein MEDNKLKRKKTELVIIAVLLVIVVAAIVVLLVTGKKDTDKKEEPVSMSFDDYVNDAKEYESEGDKDKAYNSYLEAYKLNKSSEEVLDYLIDNTEDVTLKLNYVYEYLDLTAESSKGSDRRRELFDYLFDSGVKEGDDNEALYEMAEYADKEFEGYLKTKTESGEVKERSTAPVLSEDGKVYFGSYPQNKIADGYVTDYIKNAKYDENDTAVVFGKKITRVNSDGETAYFTYGKIAWMLLIDKDNEYLLMTDKVLDGNCYMNELVDSSWDVSELRTWLNTSYLSKAFSDEELNLIKKTHIGKPENYFYSTSNGNESEDYLVILSCSNLVYSEYGLRDEDVEKRQAKATDYAIARGVFVDENNGAKWWTSSNGSMNTSYVFVNSNGIISAGGELATNTSIGVRPVMTVSK; encoded by the coding sequence ATGGAAGATAATAAGTTAAAAAGAAAAAAAACAGAGTTGGTTATAATCGCTGTTTTGCTGGTTATAGTTGTTGCAGCAATAGTTGTCCTGCTTGTGACGGGTAAGAAAGACACGGATAAAAAGGAAGAGCCTGTAAGCATGAGTTTTGATGACTATGTAAATGATGCCAAAGAGTATGAATCTGAGGGTGATAAGGACAAAGCCTACAATTCATACCTTGAAGCTTACAAGCTTAATAAGTCATCCGAGGAGGTTTTGGATTACCTTATAGATAACACAGAGGATGTAACGCTGAAATTAAATTATGTGTATGAATATCTTGATTTAACGGCTGAAAGTTCAAAGGGCAGTGACAGAAGACGTGAGTTATTTGATTATCTTTTTGACTCAGGTGTTAAAGAGGGTGATGACAATGAAGCGTTATATGAGATGGCTGAATATGCGGATAAGGAATTTGAAGGTTACCTTAAAACAAAGACAGAAAGTGGTGAAGTTAAAGAACGCAGTACTGCACCGGTACTTAGTGAAGACGGCAAAGTATATTTTGGAAGCTATCCTCAGAATAAGATTGCAGACGGTTATGTGACCGATTATATCAAAAATGCCAAATATGATGAGAATGACACGGCTGTTGTTTTCGGTAAGAAAATAACGAGAGTAAATAGCGACGGAGAAACTGCTTATTTTACATATGGTAAAATTGCGTGGATGCTTCTTATAGACAAAGACAATGAATATCTCCTTATGACGGATAAGGTTCTTGACGGCAACTGTTATATGAACGAGCTTGTAGATTCTTCATGGGATGTGAGCGAGTTAAGGACATGGCTTAATACCTCATATCTTTCAAAAGCATTTTCTGATGAGGAATTAAACCTTATCAAAAAGACGCATATAGGCAAGCCTGAGAATTATTTTTACAGCACCTCAAACGGTAATGAATCGGAAGATTACCTGGTAATTCTTTCCTGCAGTAATCTTGTATACAGTGAGTACGGGCTCAGAGACGAGGATGTTGAAAAAAGACAGGCGAAAGCTACTGATTATGCAATAGCCAGAGGTGTATTCGTTGATGAAAACAACGGAGCAAAATGGTGGACAAGTTCCAACGGAAGCATGAATACAAGTTATGTATTTGTTAATTCCAACGGAATCATATCGGCAGGCGGAGAACTGGCTACCAATACATCAATAGGTGTAAGACCTGTAATGACCGTTTCAAAATAA
- a CDS encoding ATP-dependent DNA helicase, producing the protein MIDIVNGTLRISVRNLVEFICRKGDIDNRFNGVTDKTAMDAGSRAHRKIQKSMGGDYNAEVSLSYTYDNDIYDITVEGRADGIFNKDGYTYVDEIKGTYKDVKYLSEPVEVHKAQAMCYAYIYALKNNLDTIGLRMTYVNLTDEAIKYFTEVMSFEELKKWFEAVLSELIKWGNYVYYHRKSRNISIKELEFPFEYREGQRNLAVSVYKAIKDNHNLYIQAPTGVGKTISTVFPAVKSMGEEYGDKIFYLTAKTITRTAAEDTFGILRRNNLDFKTLTITAKDKLCLCDGEDTPECNPFSCPYAKGHYDRINGVVYDMINNLDVITRDVIEEYAKKNTVCPFELCLDLSYWMDGIICDYNYVFDPEVKLKRFFSEGSKGEYIFLVDEAHNLVDRARNMYSAQIYKEDVLSVKKLVAGYSKKLAGILERCNRYMLEMKRKCDEEYMIEENDNLLSISLKCLETEITHFMENNRDFPYMTELLEFFFNVCHFNAMYEKTDENYVKYCEHTEHGFMYRLFCVNPGNNIRECVDSGRNAVFFSATLLPVNYYKELLTGDINEPAIYVNSPFDVNKRLLVIGNDVTSRYTRRNTDEFTKVKEYILRITGSRKGNYLVFFPSYKYMESVYELFYGEKVRVIIQNNNMSEKDREEFLAEFENNGNDVLLGFCVLGGLFSEGIDLKKDSLIGSIIVGTGLPSISTENSILKTFYDERENKGYEYAYVYPGMNKVLQAAGRVIRTDEDTGVIALLDDRFLWERYVSLFPKEWKNYHIVNIENVNEEILDFWRDVIYNTTESV; encoded by the coding sequence ATGATAGATATTGTGAATGGGACACTTAGAATTTCCGTCAGAAATCTTGTGGAATTTATATGCAGAAAAGGTGACATAGATAACCGTTTTAACGGAGTTACGGATAAGACTGCCATGGATGCCGGCAGCAGGGCACACCGTAAGATTCAGAAGTCAATGGGCGGTGATTACAATGCGGAGGTATCGCTTTCGTATACCTATGATAATGATATTTATGACATAACGGTTGAGGGCAGGGCAGACGGGATATTTAATAAGGACGGATATACTTATGTAGATGAGATAAAGGGCACATATAAGGATGTGAAATACCTGTCGGAGCCGGTTGAGGTCCATAAGGCGCAGGCAATGTGTTACGCTTATATATATGCCCTGAAAAATAACCTTGACACAATCGGATTACGGATGACTTATGTCAATTTAACGGATGAAGCCATAAAATATTTTACCGAGGTAATGAGTTTTGAAGAATTAAAAAAGTGGTTTGAGGCTGTCTTAAGTGAACTCATCAAATGGGGTAATTATGTATATTATCACAGAAAAAGCCGTAACATATCCATTAAGGAACTTGAATTTCCCTTTGAATACAGGGAGGGGCAGAGAAATCTTGCGGTCAGCGTGTATAAGGCAATAAAGGATAACCACAATTTATATATCCAGGCACCTACAGGGGTGGGCAAGACCATATCCACCGTGTTTCCGGCTGTTAAGTCAATGGGAGAGGAATACGGGGACAAAATATTTTATCTGACAGCCAAGACAATAACCAGGACTGCGGCAGAGGATACCTTTGGAATTTTAAGACGGAATAATCTTGATTTTAAGACACTTACCATTACGGCTAAAGATAAATTATGTCTCTGCGATGGAGAAGACACTCCTGAGTGCAATCCTTTTTCCTGCCCTTATGCCAAGGGGCATTATGATAGGATTAACGGCGTTGTGTATGACATGATTAATAACCTGGACGTTATTACAAGGGATGTGATAGAGGAGTATGCGAAGAAAAATACGGTATGTCCTTTTGAATTGTGCCTTGATTTATCTTACTGGATGGATGGGATAATATGCGACTACAATTATGTGTTTGATCCGGAGGTAAAGCTTAAAAGATTCTTTTCGGAGGGCAGCAAGGGCGAATATATTTTTCTTGTGGATGAAGCCCATAATCTGGTGGACAGGGCAAGGAACATGTATTCGGCACAGATTTATAAAGAAGATGTGCTTTCCGTGAAAAAGCTTGTGGCAGGTTATAGTAAAAAGCTTGCTGGTATCCTTGAACGCTGTAACAGATATATGCTTGAGATGAAGAGAAAATGCGACGAGGAATATATGATTGAGGAAAATGACAATTTACTGTCAATATCTCTTAAGTGCCTTGAAACGGAGATTACACATTTCATGGAAAATAACAGGGATTTTCCCTATATGACAGAACTCTTGGAGTTTTTTTTCAACGTATGTCACTTTAATGCCATGTATGAAAAGACGGACGAGAATTATGTAAAATATTGTGAACATACTGAGCATGGTTTTATGTACAGGCTTTTTTGCGTAAATCCCGGCAATAACATAAGGGAGTGCGTTGACTCCGGCAGAAATGCCGTGTTCTTTTCGGCAACCCTTTTACCCGTCAATTATTACAAAGAGCTTCTTACAGGAGACATAAACGAACCGGCAATATATGTTAATTCACCATTTGATGTCAATAAAAGACTGCTCGTCATAGGAAATGATGTTACCAGCAGGTACACAAGAAGAAATACCGATGAATTTACAAAAGTAAAAGAATATATACTTAGAATCACAGGAAGCAGAAAAGGGAATTATCTCGTCTTTTTCCCGTCTTATAAATATATGGAAAGTGTATATGAACTGTTTTACGGTGAAAAAGTGCGTGTAATTATACAAAATAACAATATGTCCGAAAAAGACAGGGAAGAATTTCTTGCGGAATTTGAAAATAACGGTAATGACGTTCTTTTAGGCTTTTGCGTGCTTGGAGGATTGTTTTCGGAAGGAATAGATTTGAAAAAGGACAGCCTTATCGGAAGTATCATTGTAGGTACGGGACTTCCGTCAATCAGTACGGAAAACAGTATTCTCAAAACCTTTTATGACGAAAGGGAAAACAAAGGGTATGAATATGCCTATGTATATCCCGGTATGAATAAAGTGCTTCAGGCTGCGGGAAGGGTTATACGCACGGACGAAGATACGGGAGTAATAGCTCTTCTTGACGACAGATTTCTTTGGGAAAGATATGTAAGCCTGTTTCCGAAAGAATGGAAAAATTACCATATTGTCAACATTGAAAATGTTAATGAAGAAATACTGGATTTTTGGCGTGATGTGATTTATAATACTACAGAAAGTGTGTAA
- a CDS encoding SDR family oxidoreductase: MTAVITGTSSGIGKSTALLLIENNIEVIGFSRTPSEIQNPLFKEYLIDLTDLKAFEKLIREIKKEKEISVIVNNAGCGYYGLHEELNASMIHEMVTVNLEVPMLLTSIFLRDFKKNKGQIINISSVTAKEINPHGAAYGATKAGLTSFGSSIFAEARKYGVRVTNIHPEMTDTDLYRNADFEANTEFGCSLTSSLIAETILNVLKSPEGFSINDITINPQYHRLKRK; this comes from the coding sequence ATGACAGCTGTAATTACAGGAACATCAAGCGGTATCGGCAAATCAACCGCTTTATTACTTATAGAGAATAACATTGAGGTAATCGGTTTTTCAAGAACGCCTTCTGAAATACAAAATCCTCTTTTTAAAGAATATCTGATTGATTTAACGGATCTTAAAGCCTTTGAAAAGCTTATACGGGAGATTAAAAAAGAAAAGGAAATCTCCGTTATAGTCAATAATGCGGGATGTGGCTATTACGGTCTTCATGAGGAATTAAATGCCTCGATGATTCACGAAATGGTTACCGTTAATCTGGAGGTTCCCATGCTTTTAACCTCGATTTTTCTGAGGGATTTTAAGAAAAACAAAGGGCAGATTATTAATATTTCAAGTGTGACAGCAAAAGAAATCAACCCCCATGGAGCAGCATACGGAGCCACCAAAGCAGGACTTACATCTTTTGGCAGCAGCATATTTGCAGAAGCCAGAAAATATGGTGTCCGTGTAACCAATATCCACCCGGAAATGACTGATACAGACTTATACAGAAATGCTGATTTTGAAGCCAACACGGAATTTGGCTGTTCATTAACCTCGTCACTTATCGCAGAGACCATCCTTAATGTATTGAAATCACCGGAAGGTTTTTCCATTAATGACATAACAATCAATCCACAGTATCACCGGTTAAAGAGGAAATAA